From Coffea arabica cultivar ET-39 chromosome 9c, Coffea Arabica ET-39 HiFi, whole genome shotgun sequence, one genomic window encodes:
- the LOC140014135 gene encoding uncharacterized protein, whose amino-acid sequence MGTKQAMCVLEALGRELKSPGMALPSPTCFFADDSLIFGKANSKEASEITRILQVYELASGQKINIEKSAILFSRNTSQANKQDVLQTLGNIQHVSQAKYLGLPMVIGRSKNGTFRFLKDRMAGKLQG is encoded by the exons ATGGGAACAAAACAGGCCATGTGTGTCCTAGAGGCATTAGGTAGG GAACTAAAATCTCCAGGAATGGCCCTGCCATCTCCCACTTGTTTTTTCGCAGATGATTCATTAATTTTTGGTAAAGCTAACTCTAAGGAGGCAAGTGAGATCACCAGAATTCTTCAAGTTTATGAACTAGCTTCAGGGCAAAAGATCAACATTGAGAAATCAGCAATTCTTTTCAGCAGAAACACCTCCCAAGCAAATAAGCAAGATGTCCTCCAAACTCTTGGCAACATCCAGCATGTTTCACAGGCAAAGTATCTGGGTCTCCCTATGGTTATAGGAAGATCTAAAAACGGCACATTCAGGTTCTTGAAAGACAGGATGGCTGGCAAGCTGCAAGGATAG